From Bos javanicus breed banteng chromosome 5, ARS-OSU_banteng_1.0, whole genome shotgun sequence, the proteins below share one genomic window:
- the MANSC1 gene encoding MANSC domain-containing protein 1 isoform X2, with protein MEVPALGTLPDLTLCTSSSGCSFVSFMIKCNRDKACNLMIFDTQKKFKLPNCYLFFCPSEEACPLKPAKGLMSYRIIRGFPSLARTDLPSPGVAQENSIFPGGSSYAITPTRQPPAHDSEPTVLWRDSFSQTSGSSDHLEKLLKIDPESPPSSDYKEEGHSQTSQSSSGPAIANLLPENVTAFPSTMAVSSLHTILATPKSLSTSLPATNTAVMPSLTWQPQRATSAPTLATITSTTTTAASTSLSRASTDSRRPPAAVPFRDITNLTWSAEDAGASVTFPLSNVDSPATNKTVSQENGKASPGDPSLSNAPGSQQGFAVEQWLLIGTVLFGVLFLAIGLALLGRMLLESLRRKRYSRLDYLINGIYVDI; from the exons ATGGAGGTTCCTGCACTTGGGACCCTCCCAGACCTCACCCTGTGtacctcttcatctggctgttcatttgtatcctttatgATAAAGTGTAACA GGGACAAAGCATGTAACCTGATGATCTTCGAcactcaaaaaaaatttaaactaccCAACTGCTACCTGTTCTTCTGTCCCAGTGAGGAAGCCTGTCCCCTGAAACCAGCAAAGGGACTTATGAGTTACAGGATAATTCGAG gTTTCCCATCTTTGGCCAGAACTGATTTGCCAAGCCCAGGGGTAGCTCAGGAAAACTCCATCTTCCCTGGCGGATCTTCCTATGCCATCACTCCCACTCGCCAGCCTCCAGCCCATGACTCAGAGCCCACGGTCTTATGGAGAGATTCATTTTCTCAGACGTCTGGATCCTCGGATCACTTGGAGAAACTACTCAAGATTGATCCGGAGAGCCCACCGTCATCTGATTATAAAGAAGAAGGCCACTCTCAGACATCACAGTCTTCCTCAGGACCAGCAATAGCTAATCTGCTGCCTGAAAATGTGACGGCGTTCCCCTCTACGATGGCGGTGTCTTCTCTGCACACCATCCTGGCCACTCCGAAGTCTCTCTCCACATCCCTCCCTGCCACCAACACggcagtgatgccatctctgACTTGGCAGCCTCAGAGAGCCACCTCCGCCCCAACCCTAGCCACGATCACTAGCACGACCACAACTGCGGCTTCGACTTCCCTCTCTAGGGCATCCACGGACTCGCGACGCCCACCCGCCGCAGTGCCCTTTCGAGACATCACCAATCTGACTTGGAGTGCGGAGGATGCCGGGGCCTCTGTTACATTTCCTTTGTCAAATGTGGATTCTCCTGCCACAAATAAGACAGTTTCCCAGGAGAATGGGAAGGCCAGTCCAGGCGACCCCTCCCTGAGCAATGCTCCAGGAAGCCAGCAAGGCTTTGCCGTTGAGCAGTGGCTCCTGATTGGGACTGTGCTCTTTGGGGTCCTCTTTCTTGCCATAGGCCTGGCCCTCTTGGGCAGAATGCTCCTAGAATCCCTCCGCAGAAAACGTTACTCGAGGCTTGATTATTTGATCAATGGCATCTACGTTGACATCTAA
- the MANSC1 gene encoding MANSC domain-containing protein 1 isoform X1, whose protein sequence is MFFWGGWSLTYTFVMICFLTLRLSTSQNCLTESLEDVVIDIQLSLSKGIRGNEPIHTLTPQDCINSCCSTKNISGDKACNLMIFDTQKKFKLPNCYLFFCPSEEACPLKPAKGLMSYRIIRGFPSLARTDLPSPGVAQENSIFPGGSSYAITPTRQPPAHDSEPTVLWRDSFSQTSGSSDHLEKLLKIDPESPPSSDYKEEGHSQTSQSSSGPAIANLLPENVTAFPSTMAVSSLHTILATPKSLSTSLPATNTAVMPSLTWQPQRATSAPTLATITSTTTTAASTSLSRASTDSRRPPAAVPFRDITNLTWSAEDAGASVTFPLSNVDSPATNKTVSQENGKASPGDPSLSNAPGSQQGFAVEQWLLIGTVLFGVLFLAIGLALLGRMLLESLRRKRYSRLDYLINGIYVDI, encoded by the exons ATGTTCTTCTGGGGAGGATGGAGCTTGACTTACACTTTTGTAATGATTTGTTTCCTGACACTGAGACTGTCCACCAGTCAGAACTGCCTCactgagagccttgaagatgtgGTCATTGACATCCAGCTGTCTCTTTCCAAGGGAATCAGAGGCAATGAGCCCATACATACATTAACTCCTCAGGACTGCATTAATTCTTGCTGCTCAACAAAAAATATATCAG GGGACAAAGCATGTAACCTGATGATCTTCGAcactcaaaaaaaatttaaactaccCAACTGCTACCTGTTCTTCTGTCCCAGTGAGGAAGCCTGTCCCCTGAAACCAGCAAAGGGACTTATGAGTTACAGGATAATTCGAG gTTTCCCATCTTTGGCCAGAACTGATTTGCCAAGCCCAGGGGTAGCTCAGGAAAACTCCATCTTCCCTGGCGGATCTTCCTATGCCATCACTCCCACTCGCCAGCCTCCAGCCCATGACTCAGAGCCCACGGTCTTATGGAGAGATTCATTTTCTCAGACGTCTGGATCCTCGGATCACTTGGAGAAACTACTCAAGATTGATCCGGAGAGCCCACCGTCATCTGATTATAAAGAAGAAGGCCACTCTCAGACATCACAGTCTTCCTCAGGACCAGCAATAGCTAATCTGCTGCCTGAAAATGTGACGGCGTTCCCCTCTACGATGGCGGTGTCTTCTCTGCACACCATCCTGGCCACTCCGAAGTCTCTCTCCACATCCCTCCCTGCCACCAACACggcagtgatgccatctctgACTTGGCAGCCTCAGAGAGCCACCTCCGCCCCAACCCTAGCCACGATCACTAGCACGACCACAACTGCGGCTTCGACTTCCCTCTCTAGGGCATCCACGGACTCGCGACGCCCACCCGCCGCAGTGCCCTTTCGAGACATCACCAATCTGACTTGGAGTGCGGAGGATGCCGGGGCCTCTGTTACATTTCCTTTGTCAAATGTGGATTCTCCTGCCACAAATAAGACAGTTTCCCAGGAGAATGGGAAGGCCAGTCCAGGCGACCCCTCCCTGAGCAATGCTCCAGGAAGCCAGCAAGGCTTTGCCGTTGAGCAGTGGCTCCTGATTGGGACTGTGCTCTTTGGGGTCCTCTTTCTTGCCATAGGCCTGGCCCTCTTGGGCAGAATGCTCCTAGAATCCCTCCGCAGAAAACGTTACTCGAGGCTTGATTATTTGATCAATGGCATCTACGTTGACATCTAA